CGTTGGTCCCAGGCACCGCAAAGGTGGCGCGGTTCCACTGGTCACTGCTGTCGGATGCGCCATTGCCGTTCACCGAGTTACCGTAGAGTGTGAAGTCGGCGATGCGCGTGTCGTCGCTGGGTGCGGTCCAGGAGACGTTCCAGCTGCGCTGGTCGTTGCCGGCCGCGGTATGCGTCAGGTAGCCATCAATCAGCTGCGTCGAGTCGTCGGCGCTCGCCAGGGCACCCTGCGTGGTGCTAAGGAAGAAGCCGCCCTGGTTTTCGCCGTCGGTCGCGACGCTGCTCTCCATGGTTATGGTGAACGTGTAGGTCTCCCCGGCGGTGAAATTGGCTGGCGTCGTGAGGTTTAGCGCGACGCCGGAGCTTGCGTCGGCATTGTGGCAGTTGCAGCCGTTGGCTGCGACTGCCGAGCCCAGGCTGGAGTCAATACCTGTGCTACGCGAAGTGGCGTTCGGCACCAGCGAGGCGCCGACCAGTAGCGCGACCAGCGCCAGCATCAACGCCGCGTTGCGCAGCTTCATGCCGCCGGCTCCGTGATAACTATCTCGCCCAGCATCTGGGAGTGGCCGTCACCGCAGAACTCGGCGCAGTAAATCGGGTAGGTACCCGGCTCGACCGTGCCAGTGTCGAACCACATTGCGGTAGTGGTGTTGGGGACGAGATCCTCCTTGATACCGAAAGCTGGCAGGTAGAATGAGTGGATGACATCGACCGCCTCGAGCTCGAACTTGACGCGCGTGTCAGGCGGCAGCTCGACCACGTCATAGGTGGTGCTGCCGTCAGGATAGGTGAAGGTCCATGACCACTGGCTGCCGCTCACCTGCACCGTCATTTCGTCGCCTTGGTCGACGTCCCAGTAGTCATCGAGTGGTCCCAGTGAAAGCCAGGTAATCCAGCACACCAGCAGCAGCGGCCCTATCGTCCACGCAATTTCGAGAGTGTGATCCGCTCGCTCTGCCGGAAATACACCGGCTTTAGGCGCGTCGGGCGGGTCAGAATCACCCTCCTTGTGTCGGTACTGGTAAACTGCATATACTAGCCAGCCAAAGACAAAAATTGTGATTATGATGGACCAGTAGAACACCTGCTGAGTCAGGCTGAGCGGATCTTCGCTGAACGGTTCCCATGATGTGGGAATCGGCAGGCTGAGAAGGTCTGCAACTAGTGACATTTTGGGTACCAGAACAACTTGCGGCCCGACCTAAGCAGGGTATAAAACATTTATGAACATAGTATACATACGATAATATTTATGTGATGTGTATTTATACGATGCTTTCAGGCGGTCAGCGCAACGGCAGCCACCATCGCGCCGAACAACAGGAACAGGAATATATTCGAGTAGCCGAACAGTGTCCACGCCACCCGTTTTGACGGGGTATGCTGCAGCTTCAGCGCTAGCTGCAGGAAGCGGCCGCCGAGCAGCACCGCCGCCGCGAGGAAGGGGTAGCCGAGCCCCGCCTGCCAGCCGGTGGCGAGCGATGTCAGCAACAGGGCGGCGGCGTAGCCGGTGACGTAGCGTCGCGTGGCGGCTTCGCCCGCCGTGACAGGGAGCATCGGGACGCCTGCCTGCGCGTACTCGCCCGGGCGCGCCAGCGTCAGCGCCCAGAAGTGGGGCGGCGTCCAGAGGAAGATGATGGCGACCATAGCCCATGGTAGCAGCGCCAACGGGTCACCTCCAGCGGCGGTCCAGCCAACCAGTGGTGACAGTGCGCCCGCCAGCCCGCCGATGACTATGTTCTGTGGGGTGCGACGTTTGAGCCACATCGTGTAGACCAATACGTAGAAGAGCGCACTGAACGCGGCGAATGCAGCGGCAAGCTGGTTAGCCAAGAGCGCCAGTACCACAACACCCGAAACACAGACAACGATGCCATACACCAGCACCGCATTCGGTGCCAGTTCCCCAGACGGCAGGGGGCGTTTGCCAGTACGCGCCATCAGCGGGTCGATGTCGCGGTCATACCACATGTTGATGGCCATCGAGCCTCCCGACGCGAGCGAACCGCCAACCAGCACGACCAGCGCGGTCTCGAGCGTCTCCGCCCACGTGCGCGCCAGGTCGTTGCCGACAAACATCGCGCGCAGCAGTTGCCGGTCGGCAATGTCGTGCGCCAGGATGGCGGCAATGGCGGTCACCTGCAACAGCACCACCACACGCAGTTTGAGCAGGCTCAGCCAGAGCCGCAGGTCAGCCACGCAGCGGCTCCGTACAGAGCAGCCACGCCACGGCGAGGTGCAAGAAGGTCACGACGCCCAGCAGCAGGTGCAGCAGCGAGAGCCAGCCCGGATACTCGGAACCAGAAGCCATCACGAGGTAGAAGCCGCCGACGAAGAGGTTCAGGATGAACGCTCCCAGCGCGCCATCGACCAGCCGCGTCACGACCGAGCGGCCGCCGTTGTTGCGCAGCCACTGGCCGCCCCAGAATAGCGCCGCGCCCACGCCAACGGCGAGGAAGCGGTGCAGCAGTTGCGCGATGACCCCCAGCTCGAGCCCGGGTAGCAGCGCGCCTTCGCAGAGCGGCCACGCTTCCCAGCCGCCGCCGCACGCGCCGCGGTGGTAGCCGGTCGCCAGCCACGCCCCCACCAGCAGCAGCACCAGCGCCGCCAGCGCCAGCCCGGCGACCGGGCGCGCCTGCTGTTCCGCGGTCGCGGGCGCGACTTGCAGCCCCTCCGGCAGCGCTCCTTCGGCGAGCCGCGCCAGCAGCGCGACGCGCAGTAGCGCGGTCACGAAGGCGAGCGCCAGCAACAGGTGCAGCGCGACCGACCACGGCGCATTGTCGAAACCGACTGTAATCGCGCCGGCAGCCGCCTGCAACAGTAGCAGCGCCGTCGCGTGCAGGTGCGCTTCGGCGGCGCCCGGCAACGCCGCGCGCCGCTGCCACACCGCGAAATGCGACCAGAGCAGCGGCAGCGCGATAACGCCAACCAGCAGCCGGTGCAGCCACTCGCTGAAAACCTGGTCGGTCGTGTAGGCGAAGTCGGGGTCGTCCAGCCAGCGCTGGTCAGCTTCGCCCGGATGGTCGGCCCACCATGCCTGCTGCTCTGCGGGCGGGACGTCGAAATGGTAGCCGCCGAAGCAGGCGGGCCAGTCGGGGCACGACTCGCCCGCGTCGGCAATCCGCACCCAGCCGCCGGTCAGGATAATCAGCAGCGCCAGCGCCGCCAGCACCAGCGGCACACGGTGGTTCCACGGAAGCATGGCGCGCGCGACTCCCCGCGCGATAAAAACCTTCGGCGTGCATGCAAGGCGGCCGGGGCGCGCCCGCTCCGGTGCGCCCCGGCCGCAAGCACCCTTAAATCCGGCACGGACGGGGGAAGCGCATGCGTGCCATCATCGCACTCGCCGCCCTGCTCGCAGGGCTGGCGCTGCTCGGCTCCGCGCAAGCGGCAGACTACGAAATCCACATCAACAACTTTGCGTTCGACCCGGACGAGGTCACCATCGTTGCCGGTGACTCGGTGACCTGGTACAACGTTGACAGTTCGTCTCATACTGTTAAAAATGACACAGGAGAATTTGATTCAGGGAATCTGGCCAGCGGACAAGAATTCTCCCATATCTTCCAAGCTGCTGGCAACTACAGCTACCACTGTGGCATTCATGAAACAATGACTGGCGTTGTTCACGTTGAAAAGGCAGAAGAAGAACCGGTTGATACGGACGGAGACGGCCTCTCGGACGAGGAGGAAGGAGAGTTGGGAACCGACCCGAATGACCCGGACACTGACGGGGACGGTGTCAACGATTACGACGAAGTCCTCTGGGAAATTGACCCCCTGAATCCTGATACGGATGGGGATGGCCTCAATGACACCGAAGGATCTGTGTACGGGACCGAACCCGCGCTGTATGATACTGACGGGGACGGATTTGGCGATGGGGAAGAAGTCTGGAGCGGTACCGATCCTAATGATTCTGAAGACTACCCCGGTTCCGACGAGGTGCCCTTCGAGCCAGTCTTCACCGAGATGGCGCTCGTGATGGAGACGCTGACAGCAGGGCAGATGCTCATGACCGCGCCGCTGGATGGCGAAGACGCCAACGCGTTCCGCTACGGTGTGTGGTATGCTTACGAGCTGATGACCGACGGCGATATGGACGAGGCTAACGCGAGCGTCAACAACACCATGCTGC
This is a stretch of genomic DNA from Candidatus Poseidoniia archaeon. It encodes these proteins:
- the coxB gene encoding cytochrome c oxidase subunit II, with protein sequence MSLVADLLSLPIPTSWEPFSEDPLSLTQQVFYWSIIITIFVFGWLVYAVYQYRHKEGDSDPPDAPKAGVFPAERADHTLEIAWTIGPLLLVCWITWLSLGPLDDYWDVDQGDEMTVQVSGSQWSWTFTYPDGSTTYDVVELPPDTRVKFELEAVDVIHSFYLPAFGIKEDLVPNTTTAMWFDTGTVEPGTYPIYCAEFCGDGHSQMLGEIVITEPAA
- the cyoE gene encoding heme o synthase, producing the protein MADLRLWLSLLKLRVVVLLQVTAIAAILAHDIADRQLLRAMFVGNDLARTWAETLETALVVLVGGSLASGGSMAINMWYDRDIDPLMARTGKRPLPSGELAPNAVLVYGIVVCVSGVVVLALLANQLAAAFAAFSALFYVLVYTMWLKRRTPQNIVIGGLAGALSPLVGWTAAGGDPLALLPWAMVAIIFLWTPPHFWALTLARPGEYAQAGVPMLPVTAGEAATRRYVTGYAAALLLTSLATGWQAGLGYPFLAAAVLLGGRFLQLALKLQHTPSKRVAWTLFGYSNIFLFLLFGAMVAAVALTA
- a CDS encoding COX15/CtaA family protein, which codes for MLPWNHRVPLVLAALALLIILTGGWVRIADAGESCPDWPACFGGYHFDVPPAEQQAWWADHPGEADQRWLDDPDFAYTTDQVFSEWLHRLLVGVIALPLLWSHFAVWQRRAALPGAAEAHLHATALLLLQAAAGAITVGFDNAPWSVALHLLLALAFVTALLRVALLARLAEGALPEGLQVAPATAEQQARPVAGLALAALVLLLVGAWLATGYHRGACGGGWEAWPLCEGALLPGLELGVIAQLLHRFLAVGVGAALFWGGQWLRNNGGRSVVTRLVDGALGAFILNLFVGGFYLVMASGSEYPGWLSLLHLLLGVVTFLHLAVAWLLCTEPLRG